The Vibrio alginolyticus NBRC 15630 = ATCC 17749 genomic sequence GGACTATTACTTACTAAATAAGTTTGTCGAGATGCTTACGGTACTGGATGGAGCAACCGAAGTATTAAAAGATCATGATGATAGTACATGGCAAGCCGAGATCTGGGACTTTAAAGGGTTAGCACTGCTTGGACTAGAACGCCTTGATGCGGCCGAAGAAGCCACCCAAAAAGCCCACCAGCTCGCCATTGAGCATGACCTCGTTTGGATGAAAGCACACTCTTTTATTAGCCGAGCAAGACTTGAGCTTTTGCGCCAAAATACAGACAGCGCTGCCAAGTTGCTACTTGCAGCAGAAGAGTCTGCACTCAGTTTCGACCACGGTGAGCTACTCAGCCAAATTTGCTTCCAACAATCACGAGTCGCTGAAGAACAAGGTGACTTTGAGTCTGCGTTTAACGCGTTCAAGAAATACCGTAAGCACGCACTCAAAATGCTCAAAGAACAAACTCATCGAATCAGCATGGATAAAGCAAGAGGCTCTAAACGCCAACTAGAGCAGCGAGCACGTAAGCTGATCAATCATATTCGCTCTCAACACGAATACGACCCTGAAAAACAGTTCTCTAATGTCGTTTCTGAGACCTACTGGTGGGAACAGTTAGTTTTGTTTAAAACGGAGCTCAAACGCTCTAACCACGCCATCATTATGATTCAGCATTCAAACCCCGAAGTTCTCGATGTTTGTACCGAGCTCGTTCATGCATTGACAACCTCCAGCGACCTCATCTCGAGAATTTCCAGTAACAGGCTAGCAATGTTAATTGCAGAAAAAGGTCAAGCAGCAGAAGAGGTCTACCGCACTGTCCAAGCGATGTTAGACATCTATCCATGGAAGCGACGCGGAATCAAAGGCCCGAAACCGATACTGTATTTGCAAGATATCCTGACCTTCCCATTCACGTTAGAACAGCTCGAAGAAAGTTATATTGA encodes the following:
- a CDS encoding tetratricopeptide repeat protein, with translation MDKNQIQLEDDLTKLKGQIKSAPKHTFNIAQQYRIRAEQILFVDGEIKALLIMAQCCWCLMDYRQGLKLVKDAYSKQTQLETDDHLPEILHLFALQYWGQAKYYSAQQYWINALEQSALVDDVEIQIESLIGLGNVWRITNEHQLAASTHELAVKVANNVRIAWLEGKARILLAWDYYLLNKFVEMLTVLDGATEVLKDHDDSTWQAEIWDFKGLALLGLERLDAAEEATQKAHQLAIEHDLVWMKAHSFISRARLELLRQNTDSAAKLLLAAEESALSFDHGELLSQICFQQSRVAEEQGDFESAFNAFKKYRKHALKMLKEQTHRISMDKARGSKRQLEQRARKLINHIRSQHEYDPEKQFSNVVSETYWWEQLVLFKTELKRSNHAIIMIQHSNPEVLDVCTELVHALTTSSDLISRISSNRLAMLIAEKGQAAEEVYRTVQAMLDIYPWKRRGIKGPKPILYLQDILTFPFTLEQLEESYIEVMKNGTTA